One Aegilops tauschii subsp. strangulata cultivar AL8/78 chromosome 7, Aet v6.0, whole genome shotgun sequence genomic window carries:
- the LOC109785890 gene encoding uncharacterized protein has translation MGRAPCCDKGSVKKGPWSPEEDRKLKDYIHTNGTGGNWIALPTKAGLKRCGKSCRLRWLNYLRPNIKHGDFSDEEDRVICALFAAIGSRWSIIAAQLPGRTDNDVKNYWNTKLKKKQLHLLIAAAAHGQQYGSRPPAPPFALEQQHHHHTSSTSIASLGQLLMFGGRGGDQQQQQQYTSSFSSVDISNNTSAAAVGLQESFMFGGLQFQQQEEETNNLLSPPAASSSGNDIMTYEHHEMISPSGFFFYGDGAGAAATQEGTRFLY, from the exons ATGGGTCGAGCTCCCTGCTGTGACAAGGGCAGCGTGAAGAAGGGGCCATGGTCGCCCGAGGAGGACAGGAAGCTCAAGGACTACATCCACACTAATGGCACAGGCGGCAACTGGATCGCGCTCCCCACCAAAGCCG GTCTGAAGAGGTGCGGGAAGAGCTGCCGCCTGCGTTGGCTCAACTACCTGCGGCCGAACATCAAGCACGGCGACTTCTCCGACGAGGAGGACAGGGTGATCTGCGCCCTCTTCGCCGCCATCGGCAGCAGGTGGTCCATCATCGCCGCGCAGCTCCCCGGGAGGACCGACAACGACGTCAAGAACTACTGGAACACCAAGctcaagaagaagcagctgcacctgctcatcgccgccgccgcccatggCCAGCAGTACGGCTCCAGGCCACCGGCACCACCATTCGCCCTTGAGCAGcagcaccaccaccacactagctCTACTTCTATTGCATCTCTAGGCCAGCTCCTCATGTTTGGAGGCCGAGGAGGcgaccagcagcagcagcagcagtacaCGTCGTCGTTCTCCTCGGTGGACATCTCCAACAACACCAGTGCTGCTGCTGTTGGCCTGCAGGAGAGCTTCATGTTTGGTGGCTTGCAGTttcagcagcaggaggaggagaccaacaACCTGCTGTCACCACCAGCAGCATCATCATCTGGGAATGACATCATGACCTATGAGCATCATGAGATGATTTCGCCGAGCGGCTTCTTCTTCTACGGCGACGGTGCCGGtgctgcagcgacacaagaagggACTAGGTTCCTTTATTAG